CTTTGTCCACTGTCGGGAACATTTCCTGCAGCTGTTTGACCTCCTCCTCCTTGATACGTGGCGGCTGGGGGACTGTGCAGGGCGGGGGAGAGAGGGCAAGGGTTAATATCACTAGGAGCTGACAATAATGTTAATAcaacagtggaacctccctTAATGACCACCTCTGATGAAAGGCCAACTGCAATAATTAGGGCCAGACTCCCAGGTCTCAAATAAACAGCTTGCATACAAACCCCCCTCTCAACAGTGTAATAGCCACAACTTTTTTCCTCCAAGGTAATCAGTTAAACGGACAACATGCACAAGACTAAATGATAGGTCATGGGTAattcaagtacatgtatatactcacTTTGAGAGGGTGGTAGTTGCTGAGGGGGTGGCTGTGGCTGTACTTGAGCCGGGGGGTAGGATGGGTAGACGGGTGGGTAACCACCCTGGTAGTACATCTGGGGGGCGAGGGATGGGGGGTTAGGATTATACGCTATTAAGCCTAAAGTACACAACTCTAAAAATGTGCTAAAGATTATACAGTTATAGCTCTACAGTGAACggtatacaatgtagctacatgtgtcAGAGACACGGATTCACACGAACCTCTTGTCATCTACAGCCATAGACAAAGTTTAAATTAGTGGTGCTTTGGAACAGACGAACACAATAATACAGATATAATGATGATTGCTCTTGCTAGTGTGGTCTTACCTGTGGTCTTACCTGTGCTCCAGGCATCTGAGCTGGTACCATGGCAACAGGCTGGTTACCGTAAGCAGTGAGTTGGTACGAGGTTTGTGGGGGAGCAACCTGGACAGGAACAACAGTTAGAGACAATACACAGTTACAGTGTGTATACACAGCGTAAGCACTGCACATACCAGTTAGTGCACATAGTATTGTACAGCTCTGGCCATTAAATTAGTGTTAGAATGCACACTACATTCCTCTACTAAAAAGTAAATTCTATACTGTTACTAGTGAGTGTGAACCACAAAACATTCTCTAACCTGTAGAGACAAGATAATGTTGATATTCCCTTCCTCCCCATTGCCTTGACGACCATTGAGGGGCACCCACTCCTCCACTGTCTCCCCATTGAACAGATCCTCAGGGAATTCAAAGTGAGCCCACGCTACACGATCATCCAGAGCCAGGTAGCGCTGTAGGATGTGGGGGGGAGGGACTACACTTATTCCTAGCACTCAGTGATGTGAACATACAGTGGAACCACTCGTAAAAGGCTACCCCTAGAGAAGAAAGGCTACCCCTTGAGAAAGGCTACCCCTGAGGAAAGGCTACCCCTAGAAAAGAAAGGCTATCCTTAGGGAAAGAGGCTACCCCTGGAGAAAGGTCAACTGCGATACACATGTAaaggccaggcacccaggtcctaTAAACTTGGTacaaacaacccctcaacaaccTCTCTATGTACGTACGGGAGGATATCCGCTATAAAGGAGTTTCGTTACTGTACCTAGAACTCATTATTTATCATAATAAGGCTCAATACTGCTGTGTTTTACTTTCATAACAAGGGGGGTAACAGTTACTGACCTCGTTGAAGATCTCCACATACAGACTGTTCACACCTCGAGCAAGATTACTGTGTAgagaaatttaatataatAACTTCCACAAACTTTGAGCATGGAATGTCTACGAGGGAAGAACAAgagtgtgagcattgtagggacagtactgagtggtctcaatagagaggtggtctctttagggttCATACTTCATCATACAAGACCCCACTAAATACGAAGAGTCAACGTTTTAGTGGTGAGTGTAGGGGCACTTATTAGTGGTTTCAAAAGAGGAAATGGTTGCTTGACCTCAATGGCAGGTTCAGGGTATACCgcatagcgggtatatttaaGGTTtccgcggaatagcagcctttttgtagcatgcgtgcatgcatgcaatattaaattcgggggtataaatgttcgcgataTATAatgcttaatcagcaaaaaccataaacatttataccatcgaaatatactcgctatacagtatattaaAAATGGACGTACGTGGCAAACACTTTATTCCATCGAGGATTTTTAGATCCATTGATGTCTGTCGGTGTCTCATACACAGTGTGGCCAATACGAATACGACAGTACGGATCCATACGAGTGAGACCATAGTTCTTGATCAGTTTGGcctgcacaaacacacaaacacgtaCACTATAGTTATAAGCATGGTTACACGAAATTCCCCCACCTGATATGACAAGGGGCTGTGGGTTACTACAACACTATTCACTATTTACTTTTTCTCGGATATGATCATATGATCGAGCATGGTTACTATACAAATTAGTCTCCTTCCCAAGCCTGTTAAACCAGTAACTGTCCAATCTAATGTACTCGCTATATTGACAGAGACGCACACACCTGTGAGACGGTCAACTTGAGTCTGCCCACACTGTTGGGAGGGCCTTGTTGAACCTGTTGCTGTGGGACACCGGCCTGAGGGGCATAGGTCATCGGGGCAAGATGAGGCTCCCTGTATAGAGCACAAGAGGGAATAAACAGACATTTAcgtcttcaatctatggtcgATCGTACAGaatactacaatgtacatactgACTTGACTAGACACGAAGCACACCCAACACATGTGCTAGCTTCAATATCCGTACGCCATATAGTATACTTAGTAGTGTATTATAAACAAGGTATTATCAATACTACACATGTGCCAGTCTAGTATTATTGTTTGCCTTGGTTCTCTGTGCCTAGTGGAACGGGTGGCCTCCACGCAGAGGAAGTCATCTGGTAGCTGGGCAGGTAGGTATGCTCTCTCACGCCTAGTCGGCTGTCGACCTTGAGCTTCTGTAGATGCTGAATCTCCAGTTGTAGCCATACCTCTCTCACTTAGTACTGGTTcaagaaaaaaaatttttacatgtacacaacactGTTTATTTTTGCCAAGTTAGCAAAAGGATGAAGTCACGTGCAATGTTTACAAGCTGACTCTTAGCGACAACGCAGTTCATTGCGCAAATCTTCCAAGCTAGAATTTATACCCCGATCAAATCAGTGTTCACCGTTCTTGATCTTCCAAATCTTTTGGCCAACAGATCTGTTTACTCTTTCATCAAGCAAGTGCAGAGCTACTACGATGCATGGAATTTCTTCTCGACTAAGTGCAAGAAAATCTCGCAGGCAATCTGCTGGGATCAAACCTCAGCGACAGAAGCTATCTTTTTTCAAAACTCTCAAGTCTGTTCTCCTTTGCTCATTTTACAGCAAAGAAAATGTTGTTAATGAGGGGAAATCTGTCGAGGTAAATAAATTGCATTTGATATTCAAGTATTTGCAATTGATATTATTTTTCTGTAGTTTGCTAGCTATAAATGGAGTGAACATGCACAATTTAACATGATACTGATAACAAGTTTATTCTTAACAACACTagtacatattattattattattgttacag
The Halichondria panicea chromosome 11, odHalPani1.1, whole genome shotgun sequence DNA segment above includes these coding regions:
- the LOC135343767 gene encoding toll-interacting protein-like isoform X2, whose product is MATTGDSASTEAQGRQPTRRERAYLPAQLPDDFLCVEATRSTRHREPREPHLAPMTYAPQAGVPQQQVQQGPPNSVGRLKLTVSQAKLIKNYGLTRMDPYCRIRIGHTVYETPTDINGSKNPRWNKVFATNLARGVNSLYVEIFNERYLALDDRVAWAHFEFPEDLFNGETVEEWVPLNGRQGNGEEGNINIILSLQVAPPQTSYQLTAYGNQPVAMVPAQMPGAQMYYQGGYPPVYPSYPPAQVQPQPPPQQLPPSQIPQPPRIKEEEVKQLQEMFPTVDKEVVVSVLQASNGQIDQAVTNLLSMTTS
- the LOC135343767 gene encoding toll-interacting protein-like isoform X1 gives rise to the protein MATTGDSASTEAQGRQPTRRERAYLPAQLPDDFLCVEATRSTRHREPREPHLAPMTYAPQAGVPQQQVQQGPPNSVGRLKLTVSQAKLIKNYGLTRMDPYCRIRIGHTVYETPTDINGSKNPRWNKVFATNLARGVNSLYVEIFNERYLALDDRVAWAHFEFPEDLFNGETVEEWVPLNGRQGNGEEGNINIILSLQVAPPQTSYQLTAYGNQPVAMVPAQMPGAQVRPQMYYQGGYPPVYPSYPPAQVQPQPPPQQLPPSQIPQPPRIKEEEVKQLQEMFPTVDKEVVVSVLQASNGQIDQAVTNLLSMTTS